ACTCACATTCTCTCGTCGATTTATTCTCTATCTTTTGTACGAGCTCTTTCTTTTCTGAAAGATTTAAGGGCTTTTCATCTTTATAAGCTTGTCTGATAAAGCTTTGAATCTTGGCTGCATTGGAAAGGCTCAAAGAACCTTCTTTGATTTTAGCTTCAACTTCAGGAAGATCACGAATTAATCTCATAGCACATATTCTTCTTTGGGCTTGGGACTCAGAGTATTTGAGTTCTCTTAAACAATATTCAAAAATACTTGAAAAACCCATTTCCAAATGAAGTTTTCTATTTTCTATCTCCCTTAAATGATGGAGTATCTCGGTAGTTATTTTTCTTTCTTCACTAGAAAGTCTTTTGGCATTTTCTAGTAAATTTTGATTTGAAAAATGTTTTAAGTTCATGTGTATCTCCTTTAATGAAAAGAACATACCACGATATTTAAAACTTAAAGATTTGAGAAATTTAAAAATTGAAAAGCATATTCATAAAACGATATTAGACACACATAAAGGCTTTCTATTAATCACAACGAAGATAACATTAAAAACAGAAGAAAATATAAAAATAACTAAATGCAATTCATTTAATCCATCAATAAACTCGTCAACTTTATTCTAAAAAAATGTTTTTAAATAACGCACAAGCGACACATAAAGGTGCAGGGTACTTTTTGGGTTTTGACGCAGCGACAGTACGAAAAACTAAGGGGTACTTTTTCTTTTAGCACTTGCGAAACACAAGTAGGTGGCGCTTTTAACACTTTTAACGACTTTCTCAAATCTTGCGAAGACTAATTTTTTGCATACTTTTAGAATAATTTGTCTCAATTTGAGACTGATGCTTTTCTCCATTAAAAACCTACCGATAAGAAAGTATGTCTCAAAATCAAACTACAAAAAATATTAAGAAGAAAAATGTTTTAATTATTTTTTTACTATCAAGCGCAGCCTTTGCTCAGATTGCTCTTTTTCAGAACTGCGGGAATATGAAAACAGCAACCAGTAGCGTAGGCTCTTCCGGCACCCCTGATCCTGTAACTACATATGCCTGGCAACTGAGTGCATGGACTTCTTGCTCTTCACCGTCATGCGTACAACAAACAAGAACAGCAACATGTATGAAGACCGAGGACGGCATAACTTCTGTTGAACCTAATTCATTGCTTTGCGGAACTCAAAACCAATCCTTATCACAATCTTGTGGAGTTACAGTTGCTGCTTGTAATACAACACCAGGAACTTGCACAAATTCTGGTTCACCGGTCTGTGTGAATGGAAGGTTAATGCAAGCGAGAACATGTTCTCCTGTAGGATCTATTTGTTCTGGCGGTTGTCCAACTTTAGATACCGGATCCTGCGGAACTCCGACAACCAACGGAAACTTATTTGTTCCCGCCGTCACAGCAGGAACTACGGATATCACTTTACACCCGCAAAGCTCTACAATTTTAAATCAACCAACCAATGTTGTATTCGGTATACCTTTCCCTAAAGGGTTTGTGGCAAGCACGGCAAATATTCGCGTACTCAATTCTGCAAACTCAGAAGTTCCATCTTTTGTGACGGCAATTAATTATTGGAGAAATTTCCAGACGCCTGCTACAACGATTTCATTAAAATCAGTGCAAATTGGTATCACTTACACATTCACAGATAGAAATCCTGTAACGATGAGAGTCCAATGGGGAACCGCCAGAGCAAACACCATCACTTCGACTTTCTCTGCAGCCAGCACGTGGGTTCCAATTTCAAATGGCGTAAATCCATCGGAATACCCTGCCTCAGGAAACGTTCAAGAACCAAGGGTGTACGTTACGCATTCACCAAGTTGGTTGAGCCAATCATTATTGAAAACCAGAACTACTGCTTTGAACGAAGTTTCCTCTTACAATTGGTTTGATACAGAATTTTCAGACTTCTCTACGCAAGCAGCAAATGCCACCGCTCATCAAACAACTTCTGAACCATGGCTGTATGATAGAGCTCAAACACTTTACTTTATGTATTTCAGAAGCGGAAGTGTTGACTGGTTAAGACGCGGTCATAGAGCTTCGCAATTCTATAAAGCCAATATCAATTCCAGTGGTGGCTTTGTCTTGGGCGGTGATTCTAAATACGTTTACGGACAATCCATGCTCTACGATATGATGATCACAGGAGACACCAGTTTAATTCCCGTGATCGAGAGAACCAGATTGCCACACAACGGTTGGCCAACGACATTCTCTGCAAGCACAGGATTTTGGACAGAGAGAAACCAAGCCTATGCAATGTTAGCAGCGCTTGCAGCATTCGATGCGACAGGTTTGGCAACAGATGCCACAAGAGCAACAGCACTTTTCAATAACGTTTTCAACATGCAACAAAATCCTGGAAATGGCTGGACAAGAATCGGTTGCCCTTTGCACACCAGAAATCAGCACGATCCTAGTGAACCCATTCCTGATGTGATGTGCTCTCCTTGGATGGGCGCATTGATCGCTGATGCTGTGTGGAGATACTACATTTTGTCTCTTGATAATAACGCTCTTATTTATTTAGCCGACTACGGCGATTATATCCACAACTACGGCCTCGTGACGGAAGGTGGATTAAGAATTCCATACTATGCATCTTCATATCTAGGTAACACTGGCTCCGGAGAAATTGATCACGCCTGCGATGTTATGGGTGCAACAGTGAAGGCTTACTGGGCGAAAGAAGCCTTGGGTAGAAACTCTGCGACAATGGCCACCGACGCCTCAGCTCTTCTGACATCTTGCCAAGCAAACTTAAGCTCATCTAGCATTAGTCCTGCCAGAAAATACAGCTGGTGGTTTGGTACAAATTCGGACTTTGGCTGGTTATTATCTAATCTTCCATAATTGTCTTTGGCAGCCTCGGGATTATTCGATATGAGTAATTCCAATGTCTTTTACACTCACAGAATGCCAACAAAATGCAATGGAACTTTTAAATAAGTCAGAGAATATTTTTCTCACTGGCGTAGCTGGTTCAGGAAAATCTTTTTTGCTTCAGCATTTTCTAAAAGACAAAAATTCTAAAACTCATCCCGTCGTTGCCAGCACCGGGGCCGCCGCAGTCCTCGTTAAAGGCGTTACCTTTCATAGTTTCTTTGGTCTTGGCATTTTAGAAGGCGGCCCAGAAAAAACAATCCAGCGAGCTTTAAAAGACGGAAGACTTAAGAAAAGAATCAACACCGTCGACACCATTATCATTGATGAAATCAGCATGATTCCTGGCGTAGCATTCGAGGTGGCAGAAAATATCTGCAGAGAAGTTAGAAAATCTCAAGTTCCTTGGGGTGGAATCAGAATCATTGCTGTCGGAGACTTTGGACAACTCCCGCCCGTCAGCATTGGTGGAAAAGAAAAAGACTGGGCTTTTCAGAATCACACTTGGGAAAATAGCAACTTTCAAGTGGCCTATCTCAAAACTATCATGAGATCGACAGATGAAAAATTCTTGAGAGTTTTAAACTTTATTAGAAATGGCCAAGTGAATTTTGAAGTGAATGAATTCTTAAATTCTAAAATCAAAAAACCTACAGATGATTTTACCGGAACAATTTTATTCTCTCACCGAAACTCTGTAGAAGATTATAACCTCACAAAACTTTCAAACTTAAAGGGTGATCTTCTGACTTTCAAGACTGCATACTCTGGCTCTTCAAAGTTTTTGGAAGCCATCAAGAAAGCCTCTCCCGTACCGGAAGTTCTCCAATTGAAAATCGGCGCCCTAGTCATGATCAGAAAAAATGATCCTCAAGGGGCATACGTGAATGGAACTCTAGGTACGGTAAAATCCGCAAAAGAGGGCGAACTCCGTGTAGAAATGCTCAATGGAAATACCGCAAAACTCGAACCCGAAACATTTTCTTATATGAACGCCGAAGGCGAAGTGGTTGCCGCTGCCGAAAATTTTCCAGTGAACCTTGCCTGGGCGACGACAATCCATAAATCTCAAGGAATTACACTCGACGCAGCAACAATTGATTTATCAAGGGTCTTCGAGGCCGGCCAGGCCTACGTGGCTCTTTCAAGAGTCAAATCCTCCGACGCGCTCTTTTTGTCCGGATGGAATCCAAATGCCATCAGGGCGAGCGCCGAAGTAAAAAACTTCCACTCTCAAATTCTAAAAGATCTTTAATTGTACTTTTTAATTATACTTTGAAAAACAATCCAAATCAGAAACCTGATTCACATAAGAATTTATACTGGCTGCATTTGTAAATCCTGTATCTGAGAATATACAAATTAAGGTCGGAGTTTTAAAAGCATAGATCATTTCTTGAACAGATCCGCTCGGGGCAGTCCATGTGCCTCTAAAAAACTTTCTAGTTCCATAGGTTACAGTGCTATCAAACTCAACATTTCCAAAATTTGTAGCGCCCATATGGGAACCTGGAGATGCACAGCTGTTGTTTGAGTACATAAGTTGGTTACTGACATGTGAAATTCTTGTTTCACTCGTTTGAGTAAATTGATAAAAATGTCTCAAGGAAGCTGCTGCTGCGTAAACAGAACATCTTCCCATGATCCATCCGCCTTCAAGCACCGACAGGTCTTCAAGACTCACATCCCCATCACCACCAGTGTCATTCCCCGTACCATTGTTAGAAGAATTGTTTGAGGTTCTCGCTGCTCCACCGCAGTTTACAAAGAGTAAGTTTGTCGTGAGCATCATACTAAAAATCACAAATAAACCAATATGCTTATAACTCAACTTCTTCAAACCAACCTCCTCAATATATACAGTGTCTCAGATATATACATATCGGGTGAAAAGTGAACGAACTTGATACTAAAAATACGAGCCAAATACCTATGCAGTGTTGTCAAATTACTGCACTCTGCTGTTGATTATTAATTGATTGGCAAGACATCTAAATCTTTAGGTCGAATTTTTCTGACTTCTTCTGGAATGCTTTTAACGATGGCTTCACCTAGAGCCTCAATAAGATTATTCTTATAGTGTTCGCGTCGATATATTAACCCCACCTCCCTTGCAGGGATCGGACGCTCAAAAGGAATGAGTTGTGTGTGATCTCCGATCGTATTCGATGCAAGCTCTGGCAGAAGCGTATACCCACCATAAGATTCCACAAGATTCTTGAGAGTTTCCAAACTCCCACTTTCAAATTTAAATTTCCGATTTTCATCTTTAAAATTTTTAGAGGAGCAAATATCTAGAACTTGATGTCTCATGCAATGTCCCTCTGCCAAGAGCCAAATGTCTTCCCGTCTTAAAGCAGAGTATTTGATCTTTTTAGATTGAGCATAAGGATGAGATTTCTTACAGAGAAGCGAAAAGGTCTCGTAGTACAGAGGCAACTCAAACATTTTTGGTGTTTTAGTTGGTGTTGCTAAAATTCCTACGTCAATTTCATCATTGTCTAGCGCTGCTATAATTTGATCTGTTTGCAGCTCCATGATTTTCAAATTGAGCTGAGGAAATTTCTTTTCTAAAACTGGTAAAAGCTTTGGAAGTAAATAAGGAGCAATTGTGGGAATCACTCCTAAAAGCAATTCCCCTTTGATTACGCCTTTTTCATTGGTTTGAATTATTCCTTCGATTTTTTTGACTTCAAAAAGAATGGATTGGATTTGTTCTACTAATTTTTCTCCGACCTCGGTGAGTAGAATCGGTTTCTTGGAGCGATCAAATATTATAATACCCAAATCCTCTTCCATTTTTTGGATCTGCATACTGAGTGTCGGTTGAGTCACAAAACAGGCTTCGGCGGCCTTAGCAAAATGCCCAAATTTGTGCACCGCCATCACATATTCCATCTGCGTTATAGAGAAGGTCAATTTGGTATTCATAAGTCCTCCGAATCACTAGTAATTTTGACACTCTATCATAATAGATAAAATCTATCAACTTTAATTAATTATCGATTTCACAATGCCAGGCAGATACCGTAAAGTAAGTACTTATACAAAGGACTTTCCTAAAAGTCTTAACCAACACCCGGAGGAATACATGTCTACAATTATCAATAGCCAAATCCCAGCGTTTAAAGCTCAAGCTTATCACAAAGGTGATTTCGTAACTGTTACAGAAAAAGATTTAAAAGGAAAATGGTCTATCTTTTTCTTCTACCCTGCTGACTTCACATTCGTTTGCCCAACTGAATTGGGTGACATGGCAGATAAATACGCTGAATTCCAAAAGATGGGCGTAGAAATTTACAGCGTAAGTACAGACACTCATTTCACGCACAAAGCATGGCATGACACTTCAGAAACAATCAAAAAAATTAAATACCCAATGCTAGCAGATCCAACAGCTCACTTAGCAAAAGCTTTCGGCGTGTACATTGAGGACGCAGGTTTGGCTTATCGCGGAACATTCCTTGTAAACCCAGAAGGACAAATTAAAGTTGCAGAACTTCATGACAACGGAATCGGAAGAAATGCGGATGAATTACTTCGCAAGACCCAAGCGGCACAATTCATTGCAAAGAACCCAAGTGAAGTTTGCCCAGCAAAATGGACTCCAGGAGCAAAAACACTGAAGCCAGGATTAGACCTAGTAGGCAAAATTTAAACAGCCGATAACAAGGCCGACCGAAATCATTTTAAAAATGAATTTCATCGGCCTCGTTAGCTAGGAAATCAGGCCAACTTTAGAACCGTCTCTTTAAATTTTCGGCTGTTTATATTAACTATTTTCGCGGAGGCTCTTATGTTAGACCAAGATTTAAAAGACCAACTCAAAACAGTATTTGCTCCGCTAGAAAATAACGTAGAACTTGTTTACAGTGAGTCCGAAGCGGATCAAAATGAATTGGTAGAAATGCTTAACGGCATTGCAGAAACCAATGCTAAAATTATCGCAAAATCATCTGGTCAAAAAACAAAGTCTCCAGAATTTCATATTGAATACAAAAATAAGCATACAGGAATTACTTTTAAAGCAATCCCCGGTGGACATGAATTCACCTCTCTTATCCTTGCGATCTTAAATGCAGACGGTAAAGGAAAGTTGCCGGAAGAATTTATCGCCAACAGAATCAAGAGATTAAAAAAACCAATTCACATAAAAACCTATATGTCACTGGAGTGCGAGAACTGCCCCGATGTGGTTCAAACTCTGAATCAAATTGCACTTATTCATGGTGATTTTAAACATGACATTATCGATGGTGGATACCACCAAGACGAAGTGAAATCCCTCAGCATTCAAGGTGTGCCTAGCTTGATCGTCGACGGAAATTTAATTCACTCAGGTAGAATTAAACTTATCGATTTATTAGAAAAATTAGAAGAAACCTTTGGCGTGGATGAATCCAAAGCCAAAAGCGAAGTCTTGAAAAAAGATTTAGGAAAATTCGATGTTGTTGTTATCGGCGGTGGCCCCGCAGGTGCTTCAGCCGCGATCTACACCGTTAGAAAAGGTCTCAAGACTGCCATGATCACCGAGAAAATCGGCGGTCAAGTTTCCGAGACAAAAGGAATCGAAAACCTAACTTCTGTCATATACACCGAGGGACCTCAACTTGCCGCTCAACTCACTCAGCACGTCGCTGCATATCCAATTGAACTTTTAGAAAACAGAAGAGTAAAAAGTATCGGACAAGGTGCTGATAAAAAAATTGAACTAGAGAGTGGCGAATACTTAACCGCAAATTCCATCATCGTTACAACAGGAGCAAAGTGGCGCGAGCTCGGTGTTCCTGGTGAGAAAGAATTCATGGGCAAAGGCGTCGCCTACTGCCCGCATTGCGATGGACCATTCTACAAAGGTAAAAAAGTTGCCGTTGTGGGCGGAGGAAATTCTGGTGTGGAAGCTGCAATAGATTTAGCCGGAATCGTGAAAGAGGTGGTGCTCTTTGAATACAACGATACATTAAAAGCAGATCAAATTTTGGTAGATAAGTTAAAATCACTTCCCAATGTTTCAATCATCACCAGTGCTCAAACAAAAGAGATCGCCGGCGACGGAAAAAAAGTAACATCGCTGAATTATATAAATAGGAAAACAGAAAAATTAGAAGAAATGCCTTTAGACGGGGTGTTCATTCAAATCGGGCTAGTGCCGAACAGCCAATTTTTGAAAGATACTGTGGAACTTACCAAGTTTGGTGAAATTGTAGTGGATGGAAAAGGAAGAACCTCTGTCAAAGGCATCTATGCCGCAGGAGACGTAACAACGACTCCATACAAACAAATCATCATCGCCATGGGCGAAGGTGCAAAAGCTGCCCTCGCCGCATTCGAAGACAGAATGTATGCTCATTGATTTAGTTTAAATCCACCTTTTGATTATCGCCAGCAGAATAGCTTTTGCCGGTGATCACAGATTTTGCAAGATTTAAAACATAAGCAACCGCAGATGGTGTATCCCAATATTGCGCATGATGAGCATCTACTTTGAGTAAAGTTAATTTAGGATCATCTAAACCTTCAACAAACCAAGCTTTGTAAGCAGGCTTCCAAAATTTTTCTTTGATAGCTTTATCATCTACAAAGCTCCCGGTTCCACAAATCGAAACATAGCTATGCCCATTGGGATTTGCATACGCCAGATTCACTTCACTGCTGGAATCCAAATCATTTTTGATTCCTGAATCTTTACTTGTAAAAAACCAAAGCGTGCCATCAAATTCATCTTCTTGAGTCGTCATAGGCCTTGAATGCAAATGTCCTTCTGGATTTGTAGTACAGAGCATAGCAAACTTAATGTCTTTGATGAGTTCTCCAACTTTTTTGATCGATTGTTCTGGCGATAAATCAGTATTCTTCATAGGTACTCCTTTAAAGCACCATTATCTTTTCAATTGGTATGATTTTCTATAACAATGAGAGAAAGTGACTAAATCTACAAAGTAGCTTTAAACAAAAGCAAAAAAGTGCATAAGATATTTATTGAACTGGACCTAAATCCCTAAGAGACCAGGAACTGCCTGCATTTTACCTGCATTTAAAAAAGAGAACTTTAACTATATTTATTAATATTTCAAATGGCCGATAAGAAAAGCATGGACGCTTTCAAAAAATTATCCAGTCACAATTCCCTAAATATTAATGAGCTCATAAAATATGCTCGTCAATATTCTAATTTTTATAAGGAACTCCATAAAAATCTTCCCGATATCGCTCCCCTCGAAATATTTCCACTCACACCAAGTGAAAAGTTTTGGGAATCGAACAAGTCCACCAAAAATACGTTACTCACGGGTCCACAGGATGATGGAATTTTACTTCGCAGTGGAGGCACGACTGGCAATCCAAAATTTTCTGTATATTCCAAACTCGAATGGGAAATATGCACGCAACTCGCCGGTGAAAAATTTGGCTTAAGCCATATTGAGAGCAAGGACCGTGTGGCCAATCTATTTTTTGCTGGCGGTCTATACGGCTCATATCTTTTTGCTACTAGAATTTTAGAGCTATGTCCTATTGACGTGGTTCATTTGCCTATCGCCGGACACACTTCGAATCAAGAAATGGGTGAAATTCTAGAACAATTTAAACCCAATGTTTTAATGGGAGTACCTGGTACGATCATTGGTTTGGCTGATCACCTTCGAAAAAACAAAATGGATGGTTCCTACATCAAAAAAATATTTTTTGCCGGAGATTTTTTCTTTAGTGATCAAGAAAATTTGGTTAAATCTATTTTTAAAAATGCAGCAATTTATCCGATCAGTTATGCAAGCTCTGACGCCGGACTGATTGGTTATCATGATAAAACTTGCGGTAAAGACGAATACAGATCCATTGATGATTACATTCACGTCGAAATACTGGATGAGCATACCCTAAAAAATATTGATGTCCCTGGCAAAGAAGGAATTATCGTCATTACCAATTTATTCAGAAAATTGATGCCTATCATTCGTTATCCAGCTGGGGACCGTGGGATGTGGGTGGAAAACACCACAGGCAAAGACCGCAAATTTAAGCTGCTAGGTCGCAGTGATGAAGCGGCAAGAGCAGGTGGCATAAAATTTTATGTCAGTGAAGTTCGAAACCTTTTAAATACATATAAAAATAAAATTCAATTCGTCGATTTTCAGATGATCCTCGAACACAAAAATCTTAAAGACCACCTCACGATAAAGATAGCGACACTTTCCGCACCAAAGACTCATGAAAAATATGAAAAAGAAATCATCAGTCAACTCATAAACTCAAGGCCAAAAACAGAAATATTAGAGGCCCAAAATATTTGTATTCTTATAGAGTGGGTGCTGCCTGAGCATTTAATTACCAGCCTAAAAACCGGTAAAATTAAACGAGTCATTGATCAGAGAGAATAGTATTTATGAATAAAAAACTGGAACAATTAAAATATATTATTCTTCCTGGGAAATTTCCGAATGATCCTATTGCACAGGATTTGCACAATAAATCTTTTTTGTACTGGAAAAATTTTTGGAATAAAATTTTTGAAGAAAAAAAATTAAATCACCAAGTACTCGCAGACAATCTTTGGCGCCAAGACCTTATTGGGCTTATTATTAACGACAATGAAATTGTAGGACAGATTTTTTATTCTTTTTTTAATCTCAAAAGCCTCACCTCTAACAATCACTCCTACTTGATCAATAACTATACGGAAGATTTTTTTGCCAGGCTCAAAGAACAAGGCATTACTAATTTTATGACTATGGAATCCATCGGAATAGCTCCGCACTGGCGCAAAAACCAATCTGGAGTTCCTATGTCGGCAGTCATATTCAGTTTAGCCTGTGAACACTTGAAGCAATTTGAGAATGAAGTTTTAATTGGTGCTGCAAGAAAAAATTCTGTGGTACCCTCCGTACTCAAACAGCTGGGTGCAGAGGCATTGATCACCGATATTGATCTCTATGACGAGCCAGCCGAACTTATTGCTATTTTTAGAAAGAATATCAAAGTTTACCCTGATTCGGCAGTACCACTTCTCTCCAAAAAACTATGGAATCAAAGACAAGATTTATCTCAAGACACGCCAATGCTAAAAGTGAAGAAAAAGAGTGCGGCTTAAATTTTTTGTATCGAGTTTAATATTTGAGTATAGAGCATTGCACTTTGCCTTAAGCTATCGCGAAAAGCTTGTAACTCTTCTCTCGTGAGTCCCATTAACAATTTGAGACCTTCTTCATAGTGCCCGACATCTTCTTCTGAATGAATTCTCAAGAATCTTCCAGCTTGTTCCCCATGGGTTTCTGCCACGATCTTATAAGCTCTCGCTGCTTCTTGAGAAGCAATGCCTTCCAACAAAAATGCATAACCCAATTGAGCTGCCGGACTAACGTGCTCTATAAAGTAATATTGATTTTGATAAAATACTTTTGTTTCTGGAAGTTCTACAAAACTCTTAATAGATAGACCCATGTGCTTTAAATCATCTAAAG
This genomic window from Bdellovibrionota bacterium contains:
- a CDS encoding DEAD/DEAH box helicase; the encoded protein is MSFTLTECQQNAMELLNKSENIFLTGVAGSGKSFLLQHFLKDKNSKTHPVVASTGAAAVLVKGVTFHSFFGLGILEGGPEKTIQRALKDGRLKKRINTVDTIIIDEISMIPGVAFEVAENICREVRKSQVPWGGIRIIAVGDFGQLPPVSIGGKEKDWAFQNHTWENSNFQVAYLKTIMRSTDEKFLRVLNFIRNGQVNFEVNEFLNSKIKKPTDDFTGTILFSHRNSVEDYNLTKLSNLKGDLLTFKTAYSGSSKFLEAIKKASPVPEVLQLKIGALVMIRKNDPQGAYVNGTLGTVKSAKEGELRVEMLNGNTAKLEPETFSYMNAEGEVVAAAENFPVNLAWATTIHKSQGITLDAATIDLSRVFEAGQAYVALSRVKSSDALFLSGWNPNAIRASAEVKNFHSQILKDL
- a CDS encoding LysR substrate-binding domain-containing protein, producing MNTKLTFSITQMEYVMAVHKFGHFAKAAEACFVTQPTLSMQIQKMEEDLGIIIFDRSKKPILLTEVGEKLVEQIQSILFEVKKIEGIIQTNEKGVIKGELLLGVIPTIAPYLLPKLLPVLEKKFPQLNLKIMELQTDQIIAALDNDEIDVGILATPTKTPKMFELPLYYETFSLLCKKSHPYAQSKKIKYSALRREDIWLLAEGHCMRHQVLDICSSKNFKDENRKFKFESGSLETLKNLVESYGGYTLLPELASNTIGDHTQLIPFERPIPAREVGLIYRREHYKNNLIEALGEAIVKSIPEEVRKIRPKDLDVLPIN
- the ahpC gene encoding alkyl hydroperoxide reductase subunit C produces the protein MSTIINSQIPAFKAQAYHKGDFVTVTEKDLKGKWSIFFFYPADFTFVCPTELGDMADKYAEFQKMGVEIYSVSTDTHFTHKAWHDTSETIKKIKYPMLADPTAHLAKAFGVYIEDAGLAYRGTFLVNPEGQIKVAELHDNGIGRNADELLRKTQAAQFIAKNPSEVCPAKWTPGAKTLKPGLDLVGKI
- the ahpF gene encoding alkyl hydroperoxide reductase subunit F translates to MLDQDLKDQLKTVFAPLENNVELVYSESEADQNELVEMLNGIAETNAKIIAKSSGQKTKSPEFHIEYKNKHTGITFKAIPGGHEFTSLILAILNADGKGKLPEEFIANRIKRLKKPIHIKTYMSLECENCPDVVQTLNQIALIHGDFKHDIIDGGYHQDEVKSLSIQGVPSLIVDGNLIHSGRIKLIDLLEKLEETFGVDESKAKSEVLKKDLGKFDVVVIGGGPAGASAAIYTVRKGLKTAMITEKIGGQVSETKGIENLTSVIYTEGPQLAAQLTQHVAAYPIELLENRRVKSIGQGADKKIELESGEYLTANSIIVTTGAKWRELGVPGEKEFMGKGVAYCPHCDGPFYKGKKVAVVGGGNSGVEAAIDLAGIVKEVVLFEYNDTLKADQILVDKLKSLPNVSIITSAQTKEIAGDGKKVTSLNYINRKTEKLEEMPLDGVFIQIGLVPNSQFLKDTVELTKFGEIVVDGKGRTSVKGIYAAGDVTTTPYKQIIIAMGEGAKAALAAFEDRMYAH
- a CDS encoding pyridoxamine 5'-phosphate oxidase family protein, which produces MKNTDLSPEQSIKKVGELIKDIKFAMLCTTNPEGHLHSRPMTTQEDEFDGTLWFFTSKDSGIKNDLDSSSEVNLAYANPNGHSYVSICGTGSFVDDKAIKEKFWKPAYKAWFVEGLDDPKLTLLKVDAHHAQYWDTPSAVAYVLNLAKSVITGKSYSAGDNQKVDLN
- a CDS encoding iron-containing redox enzyme family protein → MKSVENDLQSTINELGQTVKAVGKIFHQFPWNDKNHYSQWLAQTYYYVRHTTCFIALMAAHWGVKNRERQYQALGFLNGESAHDLLALDDLKHMGLSIKSFVELPETKVFYQNQYYFIEHVSPAAQLGYAFLLEGIASQEAARAYKIVAETHGEQAGRFLRIHSEEDVGHYEEGLKLLMGLTREELQAFRDSLRQSAMLYTQILNSIQKI